A portion of the Petrotoga mexicana DSM 14811 genome contains these proteins:
- the ackA gene encoding acetate kinase — protein MKVLVINSGSSSIKYQLLEMDTEKVLAKGLVERIGIEGSRIIHRKNEEKYVIEKVIKNHEEGLKEVLDLLTSEDYKVISSLNEIDAVGHRVVHGGERFSSSVIIDKESLDAIEMMSFLAPLHNPANVMGIKAAMELLPNVPQIAVFDTSFHQTMPKTSFLYAIPYEYYEKYKIRRYGFHGTSHKYVSRRAAEILGKDIKTLKIITSHIGNGASIAAVKNGESFDTSMGFTPLEGLVMGTRSGDIDPAIVSFLAQEEGLTAKEVVEILNNKSGVYGITKGFSSDMRDIEDKALEGDKVCRLALDIYEYRIAKYIGAYAAAMNGVDVIVFTAGVGENSPVTREEICEKYLTYLGVKIDKEKNNFKGLERVISTPDSKVTVLVVPTNEELMIARETKELVSTKN, from the coding sequence ATGAAGGTTTTAGTGATCAACTCAGGTAGTTCTTCAATTAAATATCAACTTCTTGAAATGGATACAGAAAAAGTTTTAGCTAAAGGATTAGTCGAAAGAATAGGTATAGAAGGATCAAGAATCATCCACAGAAAAAACGAAGAAAAATATGTTATAGAGAAGGTTATAAAAAATCATGAAGAAGGATTAAAAGAAGTTTTAGATCTCTTAACTTCTGAAGATTACAAGGTCATTTCGTCTCTAAACGAAATAGATGCGGTTGGACACAGAGTGGTGCACGGGGGCGAACGATTTTCTTCTTCTGTTATTATTGATAAGGAGTCTTTGGATGCAATTGAAATGATGTCATTTTTGGCACCTTTGCACAATCCAGCAAATGTCATGGGAATAAAGGCGGCGATGGAGCTTTTACCCAATGTTCCACAAATCGCGGTATTTGATACTTCTTTCCACCAAACTATGCCAAAAACATCTTTCTTGTATGCAATTCCTTATGAGTACTACGAAAAATACAAGATACGACGTTATGGGTTCCACGGGACAAGTCATAAATATGTTTCAAGAAGGGCAGCTGAGATATTGGGAAAAGATATAAAAACACTTAAAATCATAACCTCACACATTGGAAATGGAGCATCCATTGCCGCTGTAAAAAATGGTGAATCTTTCGACACTTCAATGGGATTCACTCCTTTAGAGGGTTTGGTTATGGGAACAAGAAGTGGGGATATAGATCCTGCTATTGTTTCATTTCTGGCTCAAGAAGAGGGATTAACAGCAAAAGAAGTAGTAGAAATATTGAACAATAAAAGTGGAGTCTATGGAATAACGAAAGGTTTCTCAAGTGATATGAGGGATATTGAAGATAAAGCATTAGAAGGAGACAAAGTTTGTCGGCTTGCACTTGATATTTATGAGTATAGGATAGCCAAGTATATTGGAGCTTATGCGGCAGCGATGAACGGGGTAGATGTTATCGTGTTTACCGCTGGTGTAGGAGAGAATTCTCCAGTAACAAGGGAAGAAATATGTGAAAAGTATTTAACTTATCTTGGTGTAAAGATAGATAAAGAGAAAAATAATTTTAAAGGCTTAGAAAGGGTTATAAGTACTCCTGATTCTAAGGTAACAGTGTTGGTAGTTCCTACAAACGAAGAGCTTATGATAGCAAGAGAGACAAAAGAATTAGTTTCAACAAAAAATTAA
- the metA gene encoding homoserine O-acetyltransferase MetA: MPIKIPENLPAADVLRKENIFLMTEERAIHQDIRPLEIVILNLMPNKIVAETQLLRLLGNTPLQVNVVLLKMVSHSHKNVSQEYLDTFYKSFDQINHRKFDGLIITGAPVETLDFEQVDYWEELKEVMEWSKKNVFSTLHICWGAQAGLYYHYGINKYHVSKKIFGVFEHSVSCEDSPLVRGFDDTFWVPHSRHTQIKREDIEPIKELIILAESKKAGVYLVERKDGRQVFVTGHPEYDPEVLKKEYYRDLEKGMDIDIPVNYFPHDDPEKRPVVRWRSHAYILFNNWLNYYVYQQTPYNLDNIDEAIF, from the coding sequence GTGCCTATAAAAATACCTGAAAACTTACCTGCTGCAGATGTATTGAGAAAAGAAAACATATTTCTAATGACTGAAGAGAGGGCGATACATCAAGATATAAGACCTTTAGAGATTGTTATTTTGAATCTAATGCCGAACAAGATAGTTGCCGAAACTCAATTATTGCGCTTGTTAGGAAACACCCCTTTGCAAGTAAATGTAGTGCTTTTAAAGATGGTATCACATAGCCACAAAAACGTATCGCAAGAGTACTTAGACACCTTTTATAAATCTTTTGATCAGATAAATCACAGAAAGTTTGACGGATTAATCATTACAGGAGCCCCTGTTGAAACTCTTGATTTTGAACAAGTGGATTATTGGGAAGAGCTGAAAGAAGTGATGGAATGGTCAAAGAAAAATGTGTTCTCTACTCTTCATATTTGTTGGGGTGCTCAAGCGGGGTTGTACTATCATTATGGTATAAACAAATATCATGTCTCAAAGAAGATATTCGGTGTATTCGAGCATTCGGTAAGTTGTGAAGACTCGCCATTGGTTAGAGGGTTTGATGATACGTTTTGGGTTCCTCATTCTAGACATACCCAGATTAAAAGGGAAGATATTGAACCTATAAAAGAACTAATAATCCTAGCTGAATCTAAAAAAGCTGGTGTTTATTTAGTTGAAAGAAAAGATGGTAGGCAAGTTTTTGTTACAGGACACCCGGAATACGATCCAGAGGTTTTAAAAAAAGAATACTATCGTGATTTAGAAAAAGGTATGGACATTGATATCCCTGTAAACTACTTCCCACATGATGATCCAGAAAAACGTCCCGTAGTAAGATGGCGAAGTCATGCTTATATTTTATTCAACAATTGGTTAAATTACTATGTTTATCAACAAACCCCATACAATCTTGATAATATTGACGAAGCAATTTTTTGA
- a CDS encoding O-acetylhomoserine aminocarboxypropyltransferase/cysteine synthase family protein, with protein MEERNHNFDTLMVHAGFEKEPTTGANVVPIYQTSSYTFEDSAHALRLFNMEESGNIYTRIMNPTTDVLEKRVAALEGGVGALATSSGQAAEAIAVLNIMEEGDEILTASSLYGGTFTLFKNSLSKFGIKPNFFDIDDMDSLKNNINNRTKAVYVETIGNPELSVPDFERISKIAHENGIPLIVDNTFATPYLCKPFEFGADIVVHSLTKYLNGHGNSIGGIIVDSGNFDWNNGKFGMLTEEDPAFHGISFYKRFGNSAYISKARSQWLRDLGTSISPFNSFLILQGIETLSLRMERHCSNAMKIAEFLSGDSRVSWVNYPGLINHKTHKNAIKYLKHGFGGMLSFGVKGGVEAGKRFIEGLRIFSHVANVGDVRSLAVHPASTTHGQLSEEEQLASGVSPDMIRLSIGIEDIEDLIEDIDSALTKATSN; from the coding sequence ATGGAAGAAAGAAATCACAACTTTGATACTTTAATGGTTCATGCGGGTTTTGAAAAAGAGCCAACCACCGGGGCTAACGTAGTACCAATTTACCAGACTTCATCTTATACCTTTGAAGACTCAGCTCATGCCCTTAGGCTTTTCAACATGGAAGAATCCGGGAATATATATACACGTATAATGAACCCAACGACCGATGTGTTGGAGAAAAGAGTTGCTGCTTTGGAAGGTGGTGTAGGTGCTTTAGCCACTTCCTCGGGGCAAGCTGCAGAAGCGATAGCGGTGTTAAACATTATGGAAGAAGGGGATGAAATACTTACAGCAAGCTCTTTGTATGGTGGAACATTCACATTATTCAAAAATTCTTTGAGTAAATTTGGAATAAAGCCCAACTTCTTTGATATTGACGATATGGATAGCTTGAAAAATAATATAAATAATCGGACAAAGGCGGTTTATGTGGAAACTATCGGGAATCCCGAACTTTCTGTACCTGATTTTGAGCGGATTTCTAAGATAGCTCATGAGAATGGTATTCCTTTGATCGTAGATAACACCTTCGCCACACCTTACCTGTGCAAACCTTTCGAATTTGGTGCTGATATCGTTGTTCACTCTTTAACCAAATATTTGAACGGGCACGGTAATTCAATTGGTGGAATTATCGTTGATAGTGGAAATTTCGACTGGAACAATGGTAAATTCGGTATGTTAACTGAAGAAGACCCTGCTTTTCATGGGATAAGCTTTTATAAAAGATTTGGCAACTCTGCCTATATCTCGAAAGCTCGTTCCCAATGGTTAAGAGATCTAGGTACTTCAATAAGTCCTTTCAATTCTTTTTTAATATTGCAGGGCATTGAAACATTGAGTTTGAGAATGGAAAGACATTGTTCTAACGCAATGAAAATTGCAGAATTTCTATCCGGGGATTCGAGGGTGAGTTGGGTAAATTATCCGGGATTGATAAATCATAAAACTCATAAAAATGCAATTAAATATCTAAAACATGGTTTTGGAGGCATGCTTTCCTTTGGAGTAAAAGGTGGAGTAGAAGCAGGAAAAAGGTTTATTGAAGGGTTAAGAATATTTTCCCATGTTGCTAATGTTGGGGATGTTCGATCACTCGCCGTTCATCCGGCTAGTACTACGCATGGGCAGTTAAGTGAAGAAGAACAGTTGGCTTCTGGGGTAAGTCCTGATATGATTAGACTATCCATTGGGATAGAAGACATAGAAGATTTGATCGAGGATATTGATTCAGCTCTAACTAAAGCAACTAGTAATTAA
- the lspA gene encoding signal peptidase II yields the protein MNWVIPIIIFFDQLTKKLSETFLLENTIKIGFFQLTYVENTGIAFGLFKGMALFHGIFSTLIVIFLFILKEKYKFFNTSFDLGITFIIGGALGNIFDRIRLGYVVDMIYWPNFSIFNVADIFVTFGGVILLYHFFKRSKYGKKNVQS from the coding sequence ATGAATTGGGTTATACCTATTATTATCTTTTTTGACCAATTAACTAAAAAACTTTCAGAAACGTTTCTTCTAGAAAATACCATTAAAATTGGATTTTTTCAATTGACTTATGTTGAAAACACAGGCATTGCCTTTGGACTTTTTAAAGGCATGGCTTTGTTTCATGGAATCTTCTCTACACTAATAGTAATTTTTCTTTTTATCTTAAAAGAAAAATATAAGTTTTTTAATACTTCATTTGACTTGGGTATCACTTTTATCATAGGAGGAGCTTTAGGTAATATCTTTGATAGAATCAGGTTAGGATACGTTGTAGATATGATATATTGGCCAAACTTTTCTATATTCAACGTAGCTGATATATTCGTGACTTTTGGTGGCGTGATTTTATTATACCATTTTTTTAAAAGGAGCAAATATGGAAAAAAGAATGTACAAAGTTGA
- a CDS encoding RluA family pseudouridine synthase, which produces MEKRMYKVEKEDEQKRLDVYIVEKMPIEISRNLIQNAIIKGQITVNGSQKKPHYKVKQGDEIQIDFHEVVEETKEEEILPENIPLNILYEDEELIVINKPAGLIVHPTPSIKTGTLVNALMYHVKDLDKKMQDPTRLGIVHRLDKETSGVLVVAKNAFSHHLLSKEFKERKTMKYYLALIEGTLKEKEGEINLPLGRHPILRHKRAVVYNGREALTEYKVLKEFEDLATLVWIRLKTGRTHQIRVHFKYIGNPVIGDSLYGKNKIEKNLQIPVDRQMLHALKLGFYHPKSNEWMEFLAPLPDDFKNLLISLTNLKGRNS; this is translated from the coding sequence ATGGAAAAAAGAATGTACAAAGTTGAAAAAGAAGATGAACAAAAAAGGCTCGACGTATACATCGTCGAAAAAATGCCTATTGAAATTTCTAGGAATCTCATCCAAAACGCAATAATTAAAGGACAAATTACCGTCAACGGATCTCAAAAGAAACCTCATTACAAAGTTAAACAAGGCGACGAAATTCAAATAGATTTTCATGAAGTGGTAGAAGAAACCAAAGAAGAGGAAATCTTACCAGAAAATATACCATTGAATATACTGTATGAAGATGAGGAATTAATCGTCATTAACAAACCTGCTGGTTTGATAGTACATCCAACACCGAGTATTAAAACTGGTACTTTGGTTAACGCCCTAATGTACCATGTAAAGGATCTTGACAAAAAGATGCAAGATCCTACTAGATTAGGAATTGTTCATAGATTGGACAAAGAAACCTCTGGTGTGTTAGTCGTAGCAAAAAATGCTTTTTCACATCACTTACTTTCAAAAGAATTCAAGGAAAGAAAGACAATGAAATACTATTTAGCCCTAATTGAAGGAACACTGAAAGAAAAAGAAGGAGAAATAAACTTACCTTTGGGAAGACATCCTATTTTAAGGCACAAAAGGGCTGTTGTGTACAACGGAAGAGAAGCGTTAACTGAATACAAAGTGTTAAAAGAATTTGAAGATCTTGCCACGTTGGTTTGGATAAGGCTTAAAACAGGAAGAACCCATCAAATCAGAGTGCATTTCAAATACATCGGTAATCCAGTAATCGGGGATTCTTTGTATGGAAAAAATAAAATAGAAAAGAATCTTCAAATACCTGTAGACAGACAAATGCTCCATGCATTGAAATTAGGTTTTTACCACCCAAAAAGTAACGAATGGATGGAATTTTTGGCTCCCTTACCCGATGATTTTAAAAATCTGTTGATCTCTCTAACAAACCTAAAAGGGCGAAATTCTTGA
- the dnaE gene encoding DNA polymerase III subunit alpha encodes MKILGPVVTSKSIGKSYLQLRDLFPIAKRYGFNCIVLSEPHPRSWVSFIAHAQKYRIKPIILYETVDGKYLLQTNNDIRSAIMHYNGLGNNLRLKKIEMDLPYVKYPTAVLKDIFKDEESLCIKDGLKYQNELSIFSNIETYYNIGNYRFDEYKVADYNLTDIISQKDLTLEEKRRLSYELEIIKKLGVKNYILTVKKVVDTAKKNGISVGPGRGSAVGSFLVYKLGITKVNPIEYDLLFERFLNEYRHELPDIDLDIDAEKRVDLIKALQKEVGEYKISQIRTYSTMKIKSALKKTEELLGYNLEAKINAPIRSKENIDKFKSLSKKDKTFFYVAYYLEGIEVAESVHAAGLIISQNDLRTFSPIEKKEIPIIEWEMSDLKYLGVEKFDILALDTLTFLKKLQIEEKYRELSDSKTFHYLSKGLTKGIFQLDSTLGQKLTQRIKPKDFEELILLLAINRPGPLESGMIDQYVNEDSPEYLKKIFPETKGVLVYQEQIMKIAQILGGFSPQESDLLRKAVSKKEKDKITTFKTKFITNASKKIGEKEATLLFSQIENFAQYAFNKSHAVAYAHITYWLSEKKFKDPSHFFLEYVKIKGIDIDIINEASLLGIKIKLPDIRYPFGLASKTDLILPLYIIKGIGKNISHIFEEAKFSSLEDFFNFIINKNINRNIVELIIKSGALDYFNNNRKNLLRETTQRMKGKVQQLEDIKSTLFGEREQKSTKKVETTLQDYAQYEIECIGFPLSLMSQKGLSNTLIDKYLNRQKVYLDGYVYRDFIVDNSAMIYSRVYNKNLKRLIKHI; translated from the coding sequence GTGAAGATCTTAGGACCCGTGGTAACTTCAAAAAGTATTGGTAAATCCTATCTTCAGCTAAGGGACCTTTTTCCCATAGCAAAAAGGTATGGGTTCAATTGCATAGTCCTATCAGAACCGCACCCAAGATCATGGGTGAGTTTTATCGCTCATGCCCAAAAGTACAGAATTAAGCCAATAATCCTATATGAAACGGTAGACGGCAAGTACTTATTGCAAACAAACAATGATATTAGATCAGCTATAATGCATTACAACGGATTAGGAAACAACCTAAGATTGAAAAAAATCGAAATGGATCTTCCCTACGTGAAGTATCCAACTGCCGTTTTAAAAGATATATTTAAAGATGAAGAATCTCTTTGTATCAAAGACGGTTTAAAATATCAAAATGAACTATCTATTTTCTCAAATATAGAAACTTATTACAATATAGGAAACTATAGATTTGATGAATACAAAGTCGCTGACTATAATTTAACGGATATTATTTCACAAAAAGACCTAACCTTAGAAGAAAAAAGACGATTATCCTACGAGTTGGAAATAATAAAAAAGCTAGGGGTAAAAAATTATATTTTAACGGTAAAAAAAGTCGTTGACACCGCTAAAAAAAATGGCATCTCTGTTGGACCCGGAAGAGGCTCCGCTGTAGGTTCTTTCTTAGTTTATAAATTGGGAATAACTAAGGTGAATCCTATTGAATACGATCTCCTGTTCGAAAGATTTCTAAACGAATACAGGCATGAATTACCCGATATAGACCTGGATATCGATGCGGAAAAAAGAGTTGATCTAATAAAGGCTTTGCAAAAAGAAGTGGGAGAATATAAGATCTCTCAAATCAGGACCTACTCCACCATGAAAATCAAATCTGCTTTAAAAAAGACAGAAGAACTACTTGGATACAATTTAGAAGCTAAAATAAACGCTCCAATAAGAAGTAAAGAGAACATCGATAAATTCAAATCTTTATCAAAAAAAGATAAAACCTTTTTTTATGTCGCTTACTATCTTGAAGGAATAGAAGTGGCAGAGTCTGTTCATGCAGCGGGTTTGATAATTTCCCAAAATGACCTTAGAACCTTTTCTCCCATTGAAAAAAAGGAAATACCCATAATAGAATGGGAAATGTCTGATTTAAAATATTTAGGAGTGGAAAAGTTCGACATTTTAGCTTTGGACACGTTGACCTTCTTAAAAAAATTACAGATAGAAGAAAAATACCGAGAACTTAGCGATTCAAAAACTTTCCATTACCTATCCAAAGGATTGACAAAAGGTATCTTCCAATTGGACTCAACATTAGGGCAAAAATTAACCCAAAGAATAAAACCTAAAGATTTTGAAGAGCTAATCTTACTCTTAGCCATCAACAGACCCGGACCCCTTGAATCCGGGATGATAGATCAATACGTTAATGAAGACTCACCAGAATATTTGAAAAAAATCTTCCCCGAGACAAAGGGCGTCTTAGTTTACCAAGAACAGATAATGAAAATTGCTCAAATCTTAGGAGGATTTTCTCCACAAGAATCAGATTTGTTGAGAAAGGCAGTATCTAAAAAAGAAAAAGACAAAATCACAACCTTCAAAACCAAATTTATTACCAACGCCTCAAAAAAGATAGGCGAAAAAGAAGCAACCTTGTTGTTTTCTCAGATAGAAAACTTTGCTCAGTATGCCTTTAATAAATCTCATGCGGTAGCTTATGCTCACATCACATACTGGTTATCAGAAAAAAAATTCAAAGATCCTTCACATTTCTTCTTAGAATATGTTAAAATAAAAGGCATTGATATTGATATAATAAATGAAGCATCGCTTTTAGGAATAAAAATAAAGTTACCAGACATTAGATATCCATTTGGTTTGGCTAGTAAAACAGATCTAATACTGCCTTTGTATATAATTAAAGGAATAGGTAAAAATATTTCTCATATATTTGAAGAAGCGAAATTCTCAAGCTTAGAAGATTTTTTTAATTTCATAATTAACAAAAATATCAATAGAAATATTGTGGAATTAATAATCAAATCCGGCGCATTAGATTATTTCAACAACAACCGTAAAAATCTACTAAGAGAAACCACTCAACGGATGAAAGGAAAAGTTCAACAGTTAGAAGATATAAAAAGTACGTTATTTGGAGAGAGAGAACAAAAATCAACTAAAAAGGTTGAAACAACCTTACAAGACTACGCGCAATACGAAATAGAATGTATAGGATTTCCATTGAGTTTAATGTCCCAAAAAGGGCTATCTAATACGTTGATAGATAAATATCTAAATAGACAAAAGGTATACCTTGATGGTTATGTCTACAGAGATTTTATAGTAGATAACTCTGCTATGATCTATTCAAGAGTTTATAACAAAAACTTAAAAAGGCTTATAAAACACATTTAA
- a CDS encoding glycosyltransferase family 4 protein — protein sequence MKINILSIAEKYPGQGVYSATLDHKYILKKYSDYTIYENKILGNYDVLHIHTLNIKSFLSLLKNKKKSFCVISAHIVPNSLKGSIKFNKLWLPFFNRYLKYFYNSSDCILAVSEETKNELIKDLQINPNKIVVFRNFVIKELFFTKPEEKYNKKSYLRKKHGYNDDDFIILGAGQIQPRKGITDFVETAKRLQNMKFIWTGGMPFKQFTEGYEEMNILIKKAPNNVNFTGTINREKMIDYYSLSDIFFSPSFHETFGLVVIEAAGSGLPLVLRDLPVYKQIFSPNYLSGNSVEDFVEIIKKLNINKKLYAEYEKKSYQLFENYSDEKAFIKLKNIYEEGIKQKIHTGGKNVRR from the coding sequence ATGAAAATCAATATTTTATCAATAGCTGAGAAATACCCTGGTCAAGGGGTATATTCTGCTACCTTAGATCACAAATACATTTTAAAAAAATATAGTGATTACACGATATATGAGAACAAAATTTTAGGGAATTATGATGTTTTACATATCCATACTCTCAACATAAAAAGCTTCTTATCGTTGCTAAAGAATAAGAAAAAATCTTTTTGTGTGATTTCCGCTCACATAGTTCCTAATTCATTGAAAGGAAGTATAAAATTCAATAAACTATGGTTACCTTTTTTCAATAGATATTTAAAATATTTCTATAACTCTTCTGACTGCATTTTAGCCGTTAGTGAAGAGACCAAAAATGAATTGATTAAGGATCTCCAGATAAATCCAAATAAAATTGTGGTCTTCAGAAACTTTGTCATAAAAGAATTATTTTTCACAAAGCCGGAGGAAAAATACAACAAAAAATCTTATTTAAGAAAAAAACACGGGTATAATGATGATGATTTCATAATTTTGGGTGCCGGACAAATACAACCCAGAAAAGGTATAACAGATTTTGTGGAAACCGCTAAACGATTACAGAACATGAAGTTCATTTGGACCGGTGGAATGCCTTTTAAACAGTTCACCGAGGGTTATGAAGAAATGAACATATTGATAAAAAAGGCTCCTAATAATGTTAATTTTACCGGAACCATAAACAGAGAAAAAATGATCGATTATTATTCTTTATCCGACATTTTCTTCTCTCCTTCCTTTCATGAAACCTTTGGCTTGGTTGTAATTGAAGCAGCTGGAAGTGGTTTACCTTTAGTTCTTAGAGATTTACCAGTTTACAAACAAATATTTTCTCCTAACTATTTATCTGGTAATTCAGTGGAAGATTTTGTTGAGATTATCAAAAAACTTAATATTAACAAAAAGCTATATGCTGAATACGAGAAAAAATCTTACCAATTATTTGAAAATTATAGTGATGAAAAGGCCTTTATAAAATTAAAAAATATCTATGAAGAAGGTATAAAGCAAAAAATCCATACAGGAGGAAAAAATGTCCGAAGATAA
- a CDS encoding lysylphosphatidylglycerol synthase transmembrane domain-containing protein — MSEDKGKENESTLSRKKIIINLIVVLIIGLVINIVISFFADFQETFDTLKTVNLFFIVKVFVVFSMAYLIDLIRLYIVTLSFHKKIKFKDAIYNTISYYFMSNITPMASGGQPYQIYHLTKLGIESTLATNIVLSRLVENLLFSSAVILIFIRRVMSILGRIGTGKYILIIGIIAALGFSALLILLFLNPKLIYKLFNFLLKIFPLKNKSKFEQRLQKLENWLEELKLSIKTLWVEKAHIVTFDFILGGFIVFFHSLGLYIALTSITSRSYSILEIFILFIIMNFVIYYIPTPGSTGGVETLYGIVLASFMPGRFVSTTILLWRFATYYLQIAFEGVILLMTRTKEKGFST; from the coding sequence ATGTCCGAAGATAAAGGCAAGGAAAATGAAAGCACACTTAGTAGAAAAAAAATAATCATTAATCTAATCGTAGTTTTAATTATTGGTTTAGTCATCAACATTGTGATCTCATTTTTTGCAGATTTCCAAGAAACCTTCGATACTCTTAAAACTGTCAATCTATTTTTTATTGTGAAGGTATTCGTAGTTTTCTCTATGGCTTATTTGATAGATTTAATAAGATTGTACATAGTAACATTAAGTTTCCACAAAAAAATAAAGTTTAAGGATGCCATTTATAATACCATTTCATACTATTTTATGTCAAATATCACCCCAATGGCTAGTGGTGGTCAACCATATCAAATATACCATCTTACAAAATTAGGAATAGAATCCACTTTGGCTACAAATATAGTGTTGTCTAGGCTTGTAGAAAATTTACTGTTCTCTTCTGCCGTTATCTTAATTTTCATAAGAAGAGTAATGAGTATTTTAGGCAGAATAGGGACTGGAAAATATATACTTATCATTGGTATTATAGCCGCTTTAGGGTTCTCAGCCTTGTTAATTTTACTATTTTTAAACCCAAAATTGATATATAAGTTGTTTAATTTTTTACTAAAGATATTTCCATTAAAAAACAAATCGAAATTCGAACAAAGATTACAAAAGTTAGAAAATTGGTTAGAAGAGCTAAAGTTAAGTATTAAAACACTATGGGTCGAAAAGGCACATATAGTTACGTTTGACTTTATACTGGGAGGCTTCATCGTTTTTTTTCATTCTTTGGGTTTGTACATTGCCCTGACATCAATTACATCAAGAAGCTACAGCATTCTTGAAATATTCATACTTTTTATAATAATGAATTTTGTTATCTATTATATACCTACCCCTGGTTCCACAGGTGGAGTAGAGACATTATATGGTATTGTCCTTGCCAGTTTTATGCCTGGAAGATTCGTTTCTACAACTATACTGTTGTGGAGATTCGCAACTTATTATTTACAAATAGCTTTTGAAGGGGTAATCTTACTTATGACAAGGACAAAAGAAAAAGGATTTTCAACTTAA
- the glpX gene encoding class II fructose-bisphosphatase — protein MEKKIYPELTMDFVRVTEASALMSSLYLGCGNLEMIKHSSIDAMRGMFDYIDFKGNIVMSKYDKENSNMLYVGEKVGSWQDNTSEMDLAVDAIDGVKLAAFGLPNAISCVAATVSGGIKLLPTFYSYKLAVGRELKGKLDLRKPMKENIKIASEVLGIAPTELTFVILNRQRHEEIIEEIKEAGSRIKLISDGDITAAIATAVPDSGVDIYVGIGGTLEGILSAAALKTLGGEIQMKLWTRDRIEEQSIKEEGWDLEKIFYTDEIVGGEDVIFSATGITDGDLLKGVKFVKGFAYTHTLTMRSKSATIRKIESMHNLKNKTIRLKSLGEDKKLIDLRNEYIN, from the coding sequence ATGGAAAAGAAGATTTATCCAGAGTTGACTATGGATTTTGTAAGGGTTACAGAAGCATCTGCTTTGATGAGTAGTTTATACTTGGGTTGTGGTAATCTGGAAATGATTAAGCATAGTTCCATCGATGCTATGAGAGGTATGTTTGACTACATAGACTTTAAAGGGAATATAGTAATGAGTAAATACGATAAAGAAAATTCAAATATGTTGTACGTTGGTGAAAAAGTGGGTAGTTGGCAAGATAACACTTCCGAAATGGATTTAGCTGTTGATGCTATAGACGGAGTGAAATTGGCTGCTTTTGGTCTGCCTAATGCCATAAGTTGCGTTGCTGCCACGGTGTCGGGAGGTATTAAATTACTGCCGACTTTTTATTCTTATAAGCTTGCTGTAGGTCGTGAATTAAAAGGTAAATTGGATTTGAGAAAACCTATGAAAGAGAATATAAAAATTGCAAGTGAGGTTTTGGGAATTGCACCTACGGAACTAACTTTTGTTATTTTGAATAGGCAAAGGCATGAAGAGATTATAGAAGAGATTAAAGAAGCTGGTTCAAGAATAAAATTGATAAGTGATGGGGATATCACAGCTGCCATAGCCACCGCCGTTCCCGATAGTGGGGTGGATATCTATGTTGGTATTGGAGGGACTCTTGAAGGGATACTCTCGGCTGCTGCTTTAAAAACGTTAGGTGGAGAAATTCAAATGAAATTATGGACAAGGGATAGAATTGAAGAACAATCGATCAAGGAAGAAGGTTGGGATCTTGAAAAAATCTTTTATACCGATGAAATAGTTGGTGGGGAAGATGTAATATTTTCTGCAACGGGTATAACCGATGGAGATCTTTTAAAAGGGGTTAAATTTGTAAAAGGTTTTGCTTACACTCATACACTTACGATGAGAAGTAAGAGTGCTACTATAAGAAAAATCGAGTCTATGCATAATTTGAAAAATAAAACTATAAGGCTAAAATCTTTGGGAGAGGATAAAAAATTAATCGATTTGAGAAACGAGTATATTAATTAA